TGAGCTTACCCATCCTGGATCGACAGCGTTTATTTTAATATCACCTTTGACTTCTCTAGCAAGCAATTGTGTCAATCCGTTTAAGGCAAGCTTAGACAACTTATATGCTCCTACTCCTGGATATGACAATTGGCTCATCCCGCCATATTCTGAGGAAACATTAATAATTCTGCCATAGCCTTGTTTTTCCATGATGGGAATAAAGGAACGGATTACATGGTAAACTCCAAAGAAATTGGTTTCCATTGTCTGCTCCAGAATGGAAGGGTCCATAGCCATTAACTTTTTATCCTCATCCAAATACACGCCTGCATTATTAATCAATACATCTAATCTTCCATATCGCTCATTTACAGTGATCGCGGCCTGAAGAATGCTTTCTTGATTGTTTACATCCATTACCAGAAATGATACGTCTAAATCTGACTTCTTAAGTTTTTTGGCAATTTTATGACCTATTATTGGATCTCGACTTGTCAAGATGACCTTAAAACCTTCCAAAGCCAATTGTTTGACCAGCTCATATCCAATTCCTCGATTACCGCCAGTGACAAGTGCAACTTTTGTATCCTTTGACATTTTCCAATATCCTCCTTTTTCGCCCGCTAATCATAGGCAAGAGTAGATTATTGCACAATCTAGAAAAATGAAGGAATCAGCCCAATTCCCCGAATAGCTTCTGTTAGAATCAAGAATTTCCATTTATCACACGACGTAGTAATGATAATTAGTTACATGACTAAGTATAAGGGTTAGAGTAGACTCTAATTCAAGGGGAAATTTTATAAATAATAATTAATTTTTTTATTGGCTTATTGTTAACTTTAGATTAAGCCACTTTGTATCGTTGGATGAAGTGGGAGTAGAGAACATGCAGTGGTTTTGGAAATGCATTGCTTTATTGGCACAGTGAATATCACAAATAGAGCAACCTATCCTACAAATTAGGTTTGAAGGATAGGTTGCTCTATATTAATTAAAATTCCCAATTTTATCGTTTTTATGAATATCTTCCGTTCCAGCCTCCAAGGCAGTTTTATAATAGTTACATTTAAGATTTATTAGTTTCATAGTCTTGTTCATTTCTTCCAACTGTGCTTCTACAGCAGCTTTACGTTCTAAGAACATGTCATATCTTTGCTGTAAGGTGGAATCCCCATCAGTACACCAATCAATGAAATTTTTAATTTCTTTAATAGGCATCCCGGTGGATTTAAGACATTCAATGATTTTTAAAGCATTAATATCGGATTCTTTAAACAGTCGTGTTCCGTTAGGTGTTCGTTCTACAAAAGGCAAAAGTCCCTCCTTGTCGTAGTAACGTAAGGTATATGTTGTAAGGTTCAATTCTTTTGCAACTTCACTAATAGAATATTTGTTCATTGTTTTCACTCCTATTCTCCTCAAGCATAAATTTCGAGTTAACTCTAAGACGTGAAGCGATTTTATCATGGGTATTGCTGAGTGTCAAAATCACTTTTAAATAATGGAGATATAACTCATAAATGTGTTATTGTCCTATGTTACTAGCTGAATTGTCACCTAAACGAATGAGAAAAAAATATAAAAAAATGACTTGACTTAGAGTTAACTATAAGGAATAACATTTATTTGCAAGAGAAAAGCGGAGGGGTAGTAATGAAGGAATGAGAGCTTTCAAACCTAATTTTCTCCTCTAGTTACAAAGTATTCTCTTGAAAAATATATTTAATTGGAGGGTTTTAAATGGTAACGGCTAAAGCAAGAGCTGTCGACGGTCCTGACAGACATTTTCGAGCAGCAGAAATTAAAAGACGTGATCTAGATTTACATGATGTTTTAATTGAGATTAAATTTGCAGGCATATGTCACTCAGACATCCATGCTGCTCACGGCGAATGGGGTCCCGTTAACTATCCACTTGTACCAGGACACGAGATTGCGGGAATTGTTACCGATGTTGGAGCCGAGGTAACAAAGTATAAAGTCGGTGACCGAGTAGGAGTCGGATGTATGGTTGACTCCTGTGGAAAATGTGAGAACTGCCTTAAAGGGGAAGAACAATACTGCCTTAAAGGACATGTTCCAACTTACGCTGGTGTCGACCAATATGGTGAGCCTACACTAGGTGGTTATTCTACACATATCGTCGTAACCGAGGGCTTTGTTGTAAGAATTCCTGATAACATTGAACTTGACGCCGCTGCACCATTACTTTGCGCAGGCATTACAACCTACTCACCATTAAACCATTGGGGAGCTGGTCCGGGCAAGAAAGTAGCGGTTGTTGGTTTGGGAGGTCTTGGCCATATGGCAGTCAAGATTGCACATGCTATGGGTGCAAATGTGACCGTTCTATCACAAACATTGAATAAAAAAGAGGACGGCTTGCAGTTTGGCGCAGACAACTACTATGCTACTAGCGACCGAGATACATTTGAGAAGCTTGCAGGTTCTTTTGATTTAATCATCAACACAGTAAGTGCAAAGATTGATCTTGATGCGTATTTCTCCTTACTCACCCTTGATGGCACTATGGTAAACGTCGGTGCTCCTGGAGAGCCATTGTCCCTAAACGTGATATCCCTTATCGGTCATCGTCGTTCATTTGCAGGTTCCGCGATTGGAGGCATACGTGAAACTCAGGAAATGTTGGATTTCTGTGCCAAACATAATATTGTTCCTAAGATTGAAGTAATCTCTGCTGATCAAATTGATGAAGCATATGAGCGTGTCTTAGCATCAGATGTAAAGTATCGATTTGTTATTGACACTAGTACAATCTAAGTTGCTAAATTAGGATCTAAACTGCATTTCCGAAACCAGGAAATAAAAAGGTTGAGGAAGAACGGTTAGAGGAACTATTGTCCTCTGAGAACATGCTGGGTAAACCAGTCATTAAAGAAATCTAAGAGTGGGCTAATGCCTGCTCTTTTTTATTAGAAGGCTCTGTTAAAGGAGTTGTTGATTTCCTTGATGAACTAACGGGGCAGGATAGTTGAATAAGGAATTTATATTTACATCTAGAATATACATAATTAGGGAATGTGGAGGTGGGAGCTTAACTGGAAAAGGGCAGTATTCTCGCTCTGCTCGACTCCATTAAGGGGGGCAAGACAACGGTTACAAAGAAGATTACTTACGGAATAATGGTGACTTTGAATTTGATAAAACCGAGAATAAACGTCCGATGAACATATGGCACTATGCTAAGTGGTGGACATATCTAGATTCTGATCACCCAGAAAGGAGGAGAGTGACCTTTTGAATACCAATATTCAGTCTCTTTGATGCATCGAACACGCTTTCAAGCATTGATAACAAATAGAGATTTTGTAGAACAATAGGGCTGATAAAAAAGTAAAGAGAGGGAAACCAAATGAAAAAGATTACTACGGGACGAAGCAACAGAAGCTTCTCCGAAGCAGGACTGCGTAGACTGCGTGAGGTGCTGACACGGCATGTCAAGTCCGGGAAAATCCCTGGACTCGTCGCCCTGGTCAGCCGGTACGGTGAGACGCACGTCGAAGCGATTGGGACGATGCGCCATGACGGTGG
The DNA window shown above is from Peribacillus sp. FSL P2-0133 and carries:
- a CDS encoding SDR family oxidoreductase is translated as MSKDTKVALVTGGNRGIGYELVKQLALEGFKVILTSRDPIIGHKIAKKLKKSDLDVSFLVMDVNNQESILQAAITVNERYGRLDVLINNAGVYLDEDKKLMAMDPSILEQTMETNFFGVYHVIRSFIPIMEKQGYGRIINVSSEYGGMSQLSYPGVGAYKLSKLALNGLTQLLAREVKGDIKINAVDPGWVSSEMGGPSAPTTPKQAAESFLWLTTIGSEGPSGKFFRGGKLIDW
- a CDS encoding NAD(P)-dependent alcohol dehydrogenase produces the protein MVTAKARAVDGPDRHFRAAEIKRRDLDLHDVLIEIKFAGICHSDIHAAHGEWGPVNYPLVPGHEIAGIVTDVGAEVTKYKVGDRVGVGCMVDSCGKCENCLKGEEQYCLKGHVPTYAGVDQYGEPTLGGYSTHIVVTEGFVVRIPDNIELDAAAPLLCAGITTYSPLNHWGAGPGKKVAVVGLGGLGHMAVKIAHAMGANVTVLSQTLNKKEDGLQFGADNYYATSDRDTFEKLAGSFDLIINTVSAKIDLDAYFSLLTLDGTMVNVGAPGEPLSLNVISLIGHRRSFAGSAIGGIRETQEMLDFCAKHNIVPKIEVISADQIDEAYERVLASDVKYRFVIDTSTI
- a CDS encoding MerR family transcriptional regulator, whose translation is MNKYSISEVAKELNLTTYTLRYYDKEGLLPFVERTPNGTRLFKESDINALKIIECLKSTGMPIKEIKNFIDWCTDGDSTLQQRYDMFLERKAAVEAQLEEMNKTMKLINLKCNYYKTALEAGTEDIHKNDKIGNFN